The region TCCCCAGGAAGCCGCGTCCGGCGTCGCGCAGGTCCTGCCCGTCCTCGGCGGGGAGGGGGTCTCCGGGGCGCGTCATGCCGCACCTCCCACGGACTTCACCAGGTCGCGGACGATGCCGTTGCGCTGGATCTCCGAAGCCCCGGTCAGCACCCGGAACATGCGCAGCTGCCGCCAGATCACCTCCACCGGCGCCCCGCGCACCATCCCGGCCTTGCCGTGCATCTGCACCGCGCGGTCGGCGATCTCGAAGGCGCGCTCGGCCACGAACAGCTTGCACATGAAGGACTCGATCCGGGGCCGCTCGCCCGCGTCGAGCGCGGCGAGGGCGTCGTAGGTCATCGAACGGGCCGCGTAGTAGTCGGTGGCCATGTCGGCGAGCGTGTGCTGGATCGCCTGCTTCTCCAGCAGGAGGCCGCCCGAGACCCGGCGCGTCGCGGCGAAGTCGAGGGCCAGGCCGAGCGCGCGCCGCGCCGCTCCCAGGGCGGTGGGGCAGTGCAGCAGCCGGTTGGCGGTGACCCGGCCCAGGCTGATCCGCAGCCCCTGGCCCTCCTCGCCGAGCAGGTTCTCCGCGGGGACGAAGCAGTCCTCCAGGACGACGTCGCTCTCGATGTTCTGCCCGGACAGGGGCACCCGGCCGGGGGTGACGCGGCAGCCGGGCGAGTTGAGGTCCACGAGGAACGCGGAGTAGACCTCCTCGGCGCCGTCCATCCGGGCGACCAGGATCGAGAAGTCCGCGAAGGTACCGCCGGTGCTGAACACCTTGTGGCCGGTGATCCGGTAGCCGCCCGGAACCGGGGTCGCGGTGGTCCGCATGCGCCGCACGTCGGAGCCGGCGTCGTCCTCGGTCATGGAGAAGCAGCAGGCCCGTTCGGCGCGCACGACCGGCAGCAGGTACTTCTCGATCTGGTACTCGGTCGCGTGCTCGAAGATCGCGCCGATGCGCAGCGGACCGCCCATGTCGCCCAGCACGCTGGTGGCCAGGACGCGGCCGGAGGCGCCCACCTCCTCCTTGAGGGCTGCCAGCTCGGTGAAGGACAGCCCCTGTCCGCCCAGGTGCTCGGGCAGGTGGACGCCGTAGAAGCCGAGCTCGCGGCTGCGCCGCCACACCGGTTCCAGTACGGACCGCTCCAGCGGTGTCTCGTGCTCCAGGCCGAGGCCGGCCTCGTATTCGGCGAGTTCGCCGTCCAGGTAGTCCCGGAGCCGGGTGACCAGCCCGTCCAGGTGCGGACGGTCCCCGTAGGTCGGTCGCAGTGAGAAGGCCATGGTTCCCTCACCCCACCTTTCGTTCGGCGCCGGCCCACTCGCGCTGCCGGAGCGCGCGCCGGTCGATCTTCCCGTTGCGGTTGCGCGGCAGCTGTCGGACGAACTCAACGACCCGCGGCAGCTTGACCCTGGACAGCCGGGTGGCGCAGAACTCGCGCAGCTCGTCGCCGGAGGCCTCCCGGCCCGGGTGGAGCGCCACGAACGCCTTGACCGTCTCGCCCCACCGCTCGTCCGGCGTGCCCACCACGCAGACCTCGAAGACGGCGGGGTGCTCGTAGAGGGCGGCCTCCACCTCGGTGCAGTAGACGTTGTAGCCGCCGGAGATGATCATGTCCTTCTGGCGGTCCACGATGAACAGGTAGCCGTCGTGCCGCAGGTAGCCGAGGTCCCCGGTGTGCACCCAGCCGTCGCGGAACGTCTCCGCGGTGGCCTCGGGGGCGTGGAAGTACTCCCGCACGCAGTCGGGGCCGCGCGCCACGATCTGCCCGACCTCTCCGGCCGGGAGCGGTGCGCCCGCGTCGTCCACGACGCGGACCTCGGTGTCGAAGACGGGGCGCCCGCAGGAGAGCAGGAGTTCGGGGTCGGACTCGATCCCCCGCACCACGTCCTCGGAGGTGAGGAAGGTGATGGCGCTCGTGGTCTCGCCCTGTCCGTAGCCCTGGTTGACCACGGGGCCGAAGAGGCCGACGGCGTCGCGCAGGCGGGCCGGGCTCACCGGTGCGCCGCCGATCGTGACGCTGCGCAGGCGGGAGAGGTCGCGGTCGCGCGCGGTCGGCGAGGCCAGCACCAGGTTGAGCATGACCGGCACCAGGAAGGTGTGGGTGACGCCCTCCCGTTCGAGGACGTCGAGGTAGGACTCGACCTCGAAGCTCGGCAGGACGACGACGGCGGCGCCGCGGAAGAGGCAGCCCAGGATGCCCATGCCGCTGGCGTGGGTGATCGGGCCGGGGGCGAGGTAGACCGAGTCCCGGCCCACCGACCCCTGCGGGTTCATGGCCAGCTTGCGCATGTTGGACAGCCGGTTGCCGACCGTCTGGACGGCCGCCTTGAGCGTGCCCGTGGAGCCGGAGGTGAAGTTGAGCACCGCCGGGGCGTCGAGGTCGAGGTCGACGGCCACAGGGGCCGGATCCCCCTCCGCCAGGAGGGAGGCGTAGGCGGGGTCGCCGTCGTCGAAGGAGACGACGAGGCAGTCGGGGGCGCGGGCGGCGACGATGGCGCGCACGGTGTCGAGGTTGGCCGCGTCCACGAACACCAGGCGCACCCGCGCGTCCAGCAGGACGTGTTCGATCTCGGCCGCCGCCAGCCGTGCGCTGATCGGCACGCGCAGGCACCCCGCCTTGCAGATCGCCATCTCGGCGACGACCAGTTCCCCGCGGTTGTTCGCCAGCGTGGCGACCGCCGTGCCGGGGACGCAGCCGCGCGCCAGGAGCGCGGAGGCCAGCCGGTTGGCGTCCTCCTCCAGGGCGCGGTAGCTCCAGCGCCGGTCCCCCGACACCAGGGCCTCCGCCTCGGGCCAGTGGGTCGCGCTTCGGGTGAGGTAGGTACCGAGGTTCACGGGCCCTCCAGAGGTCGATGAGCGAGCATCGAGATACTAGACACAATGTCCAGGATGTGTCCAGCGGTCGAGGGGTTGCTAGAAAGGCCCCATGACACATGAGGATCGCCGGATACTCCGGACACGCGCCGCGCTGCGGGCGGCGTTCGTCTCCCAGGTGCTCGAACGCGGGTACGCCGGCGTCAAGGTGGAGCACATCGCCGCCGCCGCGGACGTCGGGCGGGCGACGTTCTACACGCACTTCCGGGACAAGGAGGCGCTGTACGACCACGTGGTCGAGGTCGTCCTGGACGAGCTGCGCGAACGGATGGCGCCGCTGGACCGCGAGGGGGTCGGGTTCACCGGGCGGCCGGTGGCCGAGCTCTTCCGCCACGCGGCGGAGGAGCCGGACGTGTACCGCCTGATCCTGCGGGGGGAGGGCGACGGGCGGGGGCTGCGGGCGCTGACCGACGCGTGGACCGCGACGGCCTACGGC is a window of Nocardiopsis changdeensis DNA encoding:
- a CDS encoding TetR/AcrR family transcriptional regulator — translated: MTHEDRRILRTRAALRAAFVSQVLERGYAGVKVEHIAAAADVGRATFYTHFRDKEALYDHVVEVVLDELRERMAPLDREGVGFTGRPVAELFRHAAEEPDVYRLILRGEGDGRGLRALTDAWTATAYGIFAERVRAQGARPRVDLRVIARAWVGEQVAVLLWWLESPAPRPDTEQVVETLVELSRRGRYWASGFDSFSD
- a CDS encoding acyl-CoA dehydrogenase family protein; amino-acid sequence: MAFSLRPTYGDRPHLDGLVTRLRDYLDGELAEYEAGLGLEHETPLERSVLEPVWRRSRELGFYGVHLPEHLGGQGLSFTELAALKEEVGASGRVLATSVLGDMGGPLRIGAIFEHATEYQIEKYLLPVVRAERACCFSMTEDDAGSDVRRMRTTATPVPGGYRITGHKVFSTGGTFADFSILVARMDGAEEVYSAFLVDLNSPGCRVTPGRVPLSGQNIESDVVLEDCFVPAENLLGEEGQGLRISLGRVTANRLLHCPTALGAARRALGLALDFAATRRVSGGLLLEKQAIQHTLADMATDYYAARSMTYDALAALDAGERPRIESFMCKLFVAERAFEIADRAVQMHGKAGMVRGAPVEVIWRQLRMFRVLTGASEIQRNGIVRDLVKSVGGAA
- a CDS encoding AMP-binding protein encodes the protein MNLGTYLTRSATHWPEAEALVSGDRRWSYRALEEDANRLASALLARGCVPGTAVATLANNRGELVVAEMAICKAGCLRVPISARLAAAEIEHVLLDARVRLVFVDAANLDTVRAIVAARAPDCLVVSFDDGDPAYASLLAEGDPAPVAVDLDLDAPAVLNFTSGSTGTLKAAVQTVGNRLSNMRKLAMNPQGSVGRDSVYLAPGPITHASGMGILGCLFRGAAVVVLPSFEVESYLDVLEREGVTHTFLVPVMLNLVLASPTARDRDLSRLRSVTIGGAPVSPARLRDAVGLFGPVVNQGYGQGETTSAITFLTSEDVVRGIESDPELLLSCGRPVFDTEVRVVDDAGAPLPAGEVGQIVARGPDCVREYFHAPEATAETFRDGWVHTGDLGYLRHDGYLFIVDRQKDMIISGGYNVYCTEVEAALYEHPAVFEVCVVGTPDERWGETVKAFVALHPGREASGDELREFCATRLSRVKLPRVVEFVRQLPRNRNGKIDRRALRQREWAGAERKVG